The following coding sequences lie in one Arachis stenosperma cultivar V10309 chromosome 5, arast.V10309.gnm1.PFL2, whole genome shotgun sequence genomic window:
- the LOC130982128 gene encoding 7-deoxyloganetic acid glucosyltransferase-like produces MKPPQTSSAHVLIFPCPAQGHVNSMLNLAQLLALRNLHVTFLNTEHTHNRLTRFADIESLLARYPTLRFKTIPDGLPEEHPRSGERAAEPLLSLKVHGKPLLRDILVKEKVTCLVADGLFAKLANDMAEEVGVASIHFRTIGASCFWTYFWAPYLFQSNELPVTGEEDMDRLITSIPGMENLLRCRDLPSFFRPNRDTGKPHVHFETVVSETQQSLRASAVILNTFDDLEAPALSHIRRHFPTIFTVGPLHQHRESRAPTSITTSNNSMWEEDMSCMEWLDSQPFRSVIYVSFGSFTTMTKESLMEFWYGLVNSKRQFLWAVRSDLIAAGEGKEERVPAELVEGTKERGLMVGWVPQVEVLAHKSVGAFMTHCGWNSTIESVVAGVPMICWPYFADQQVNSRLVSDSWKVGLDMKDVCDRNVVENMVNDVMLNRKEEFLQSAEKWAVLARKSVSESGSSYDNLDRLIEFIESISQERL; encoded by the exons ATGAAACCGCCGCAAACATCTTCAGCTCATGTTCTGATCTTCCCATGTCCAGCACAGGGCCACGTCAACTCCATGCTAAACCTTGCTCAGCTCCTTGCACTCCGCAACCTCCACGTCACTTTCCTCAACACAGAACACACCCACAACCGCCTCACGCGCTTCGCCGACATAGAATCCCTCCTGGCTCGCTACCCTACGCTCCGGTTTAAGACCATCCCTGACGGTCTACCGGAGGAGCACCCTCGGTCAGGGGAGCGAGCTGCGGAGCCGCTTCTGTCGCTGAAGGTGCATGGAAAGCCTCTTCTGAGAGACATTTTGGTGAAAGAGAAGGTGACTTGCTTGGTAGCTGATGGACTTTTCGCAAAGTTGGCGAATGATATGGCTGAAGAAGTTGGAGTAGCAAGTATTCATTTTCGGACCATCGGTGCTTCTTGTTTCTGGACTTATTTCTGGGCTCCATACCTCTTTCAGTCAAACGAACTCCCTGTTACAG GGGAAGAAGACATGGACCGGCTCATAACTAGCATACCAGGAATGGAAAACTTGCTCCGATGTCGAGACCTCCCAAGTTTCTTTCGTCCAAACCGTGACACAGGGAAACCCCATGTTCATTTCGAAACCGTCGTCTCCGAGACCCAACAGTCGCTCCGTGCAAGCGCCGTCATATTGAACACCTTTGATGATCTTGAAGCCCCTGCGTTGTCTCACATACGCCGCCACTTCCCTACCATCTTCACCGTCGGGCCTCTCCATCAGCACCGTGAATCCAGAGCACCAACCTCCATAACGACGTCAAACAACAGCATGTGGGAAGAGGACATGAGTTGCATGGAGTGGCTCGATTCTCAGCCATTCAGATCAGTCATATACGTCAGCTTTGGTAGCTTCACTACCATGACGAAGGAGAGTCTCATGGAGTTTTG GTATGGTTTGGTGAACAGCAAGAGACAATTTTTATGGGCGGTGCGATCAGATTTGATAGCGGCCGGTGAAGGAAAAGAGGAGAGAGTGCCAGCAGAGTTGGTGGAGGGAACCAAAGAAAGAGGGTTAATGGTTGGGTGGGTGCCGCAAGTGGAGGTTCTTGCACACAAGAGCGTTGGTGCGTTCATGACGCATTGCGGGTGGAACTCGACCATAGAGAGTGTGGTGGCTGGAGTGCCTATGATTTGCTGGCCATACTTTGCGGATCAACAGGTGAATAGCAGGTTGGTGAGTGACTCTTGGAAGGTTGGGTTGGACATGAAAGATGTTTGTGATAGGAACGTTGTGGAGAACATGGTAAATGATGTTATGCTTAATAGGAAGGAGGAGTTTCTTCAATCAGCGGAGAAATGGGCAGTTTTAGCTCGAAAGAGTGTGAGTGAAAGTGGTTCTTCTTACGACAACTTGGACCGTTTGATTGAGTTTATAGAATCGATCAGCCAAGAACGTCTTTGA
- the LOC130982647 gene encoding 7-deoxyloganetic acid glucosyltransferase-like, producing MKPPQTSSAHVLIFPCPAQGHVNSMLNLAQLLALRNLHVTFLNTEHIHNRLTRFADIESLPARYPTLRFKTIPDGLPEEHPRSGERSVEPLHSVKVHGKPLLRDILVKEKVTCLVADGFFGKLANDLAEEIGVPIIHFRTIGASCFWTYFWIPYLFDSNELPVTGEEDMDRIISTIAGMENLLRCRDLPSFCRPNRAKGEPFIPLETIVSETHQTLRARAVIFNTFDDLEAPVLSHLRRRFPTIFTVGPLHQHRESRAPTAANTMTSNNSIWEEDMSCMAWLDSQPFRSVIYVSFGSVTTVTRESLLEFWYGLVNSKMRFLWVVRSDMIAAGEGKDESVPAELVEGTKERGLMVGWVPQVEVLSHKSVGAFMTHCGWNSTIESVVAGVPMICWPYFADQQVNSRLVNESWKVGLDMKDVCDRNVVENMVKDVMVNRKEEFLQSAKKLAVLAQKSVSEGGSSYDNLDRLIDFIELISQEHLRSETS from the exons ATGAAACCGCCGCAAACATCTTCAGCTCATGTTCTGATCTTCCCATGTCCAGCACAGGGCCACGTCAACTCCATGCTAAACCTTGCTCAGCTCCTTGCACTCCGCAACCTCCACGTCACTTTCCTAAACACCGAACACATCCACAACCGCCTCACGCGCTTCGCCGACATAGAATCCCTCCCGGCTCGCTACCCTACACTGCGGTTTAAGACCATCCCTGATGGTCTACCGGAGGAGCACCCTCGCTCAGGGGAGCGATCCGTGGAGCCGCTTCATTCGGTGAAGGTGCATGGTAAGCCTCTTTTGAGAGACATTTTGGTAAAAGAAAAGGTGACTTGTTTGGTGGCTGATGGGTTTTTCGGAAAGTTGGCGAATGATTTGGCTGAAGAAATTGGAGTACCAATTATTCATTTTCGGACCATAGGAGCTTCTTGCTTCTGGACTTATTTCTGGATTCCGTACCTCTTTGATTCCAATGAACTCCCTGTTACAG GGGAAGAGGACATGGACCGCATCATAAGCACCATAGCGGGAATGGAAAACTTGCTTCGATGTCGAGACCTCCCAAGTTTCTGTCGTCCAAACCGGGCCAAGGGTGAACCGTTCATTCCTCTGGAAACCATTGTCTCTGAGACCCACCAAACGCTCCGTGCACGCGCGGTCATATTCAACACCTTTGATGATCTTGAAGCCCCTGTGTTGTCCCACCTACGCCGCCGTTTCCCTACCATCTTCACAGTCGGCCCTCTCCATCAACACCGTGAATCCAGAGCACCAACCGCCGCCAATACAATGACGTCAAACAACAGCATCTGGGAAGAGGACATGAGTTGCATGGCGTGGCTCGATTCTCAGCCATTCAGATCAGTCATATACGTCAGCTTTGGTAGCGTCACTACCGTCACGCGGGAGAGTCTCTTGGAGTTTTG GTACGGTTTGGTTAACAGTAAGATGCGATTTTTGTGGGTGGTGCGGTCAGACATGATAGCCGCCGGGGAAGGCAAAGATGAGAGTGTACCGGCAGAGCTGGTGGAGGGAACCAAAGAAAGAGGGTTAATGGTTGGGTGGGTCCCACAAGTGGAAGTTCTTTCACACAAAAGCGTTGGTGCATTCATGACGCATTGCGGGTGGAACTCGACCATAGAGAGTGTGGTGGCTGGTGTGCCTATGATTTGCTGGCCATACTTTGCGGATCAACAGGTGAATAGCAGGTTGGTGAATGAATCTTGGAAGGTTGGGTTGGACATGAAAGATGTTTGTGATAGGAACGTTGTGGAGAACATGGTGAAAGATGTAATGGTCAATAGGAAGGAGGAGTTTCTTCAATCGGCAAAGAAATTGGCAGTTTTGGCTCAAAAAAGTGTGAGTGAAGGAGGTTCTTCTTACGACAACTTGGACCGTTTGATTGACTTCATAGAATTGATCAGCCAAGAGCATCTTCGCTCTGAGACTAGTTAG
- the LOC130979432 gene encoding uncharacterized protein LOC130979432, with protein sequence MKSFPAGYTLWLRHGEKPAEESSSCTPIVENPTPDVNPYLQMVHEAFNFTMPTGSEETTTADPIEDDDIELPYDGPSRDAQDFADLLADGTEELYPGCSKYSKLSFLVKLYHIKCMCGVSDKAMSIILDLLRDVFEQAKFPSTLYEAKKTIRKLGIEYKKVDACPNDCMLYRGEYENATKCKQCGTSRWKQKTRKGSVTKLKIPVKKNGKPLPAKSLRYFPLIPRLQRLFMCSKTSSDMLWNKEADNNDGYLRHPRDAEAWKDFDAKYPVFSNDARSVRLALASDGFNPFRNMSTTYSIWPVILIPYNLLPWLCMKQSSFILSMIIPGPKMPGNDIDVYLEPLVNELKQLWDGVETYDANKGTTFKMRAALMWTISDFSGLGNLSGWNTYSGLACPTCNVDAKAHRLTFSRKWCYTSHRRFLNQGHKYRVDRTRFDGEVESRDPPKKYSGIDVLRQQSNLQVSFGKNPTLTIKR encoded by the coding sequence ATGAAGTCGTTTCCCGCTGGGTATACTTTGTGGTTGCGTCATGGTGAGAAACCAGCTGAGGAGAGCTCTAGTTGCACACCGATAGTTGAGAACCCTACCCCCGACGTGAATCCATATCTTCAAATGGTACACGAGGCATTTAACTTCACAATGCCTACTGGAAGTGAGGAGACCACAACAGCGGATCCTATAGAAGACGATGATATAGAGTTGCCATACGATGGTCCAAGTCGCGATGCACAGGATTTTGCCGATCTTCTTGCGGATGGAACGGAGGAGTTATATCCCGGCTGCTCGAAGTACTCAAAATTATCTTTCCTAGTGAAACTTTATCACATTAAGTGTATGTGTGGTGTGAGTGACAAGGCTATGTCGATAATTCTGGACTTATTGCGGGATGTATTTGAGCAAGCCAAATTCCCGTCCACTTTGTATGAAGCCAAGAAAACTATCCGAAAGTTAGGGATTGAGTACAAAAAGGTTGATGCATGCCCGAATGATTGCATGTTGTACCGAGGTGAGTATGAGAACGCGACAAAATGCAAGCAGTGTGGGACTTCACGATGGAAGCAGAAGACGCGAAAGGGTTCCGTTACGAAACTAAAAATACCTGTCAAAAAAAATGGAAAGCCTCTCCCAGCAAAGTCTCTCCGTTACTTTCCTCTTATACCACGACTGCAACGGTTATTCATGTGTAGCAAAACTTCATCTGACATGTTATGGAATAAAGAGGCAGACAATAACGATGGGTACTTGAGGCATCCAAGGGACGCTGAAGCATGGAAAGACTTTGATGCAAAGTATCCTGTCTTTTCCAACGATGCTCGCAGTGTTCGCTTAGCCTTAGCAAGTGACGGTTTTAATCCTTTCAGAAATATGAGTACGACGTATTCCATTTGGCCGGTGATTCTTATTCCGTACAATCTTCTTCCTTGGCTATGCATGAAACAGTCATCTTTTATACTATCTATGATTATTCCCGGTCCTAAAATGCCGGGTAACGACATTGATGTTTATTTGGAGCCCCTGGTGAATGAGTTAAAGCAACTCTGGGATGGCGTTGAAACTTATGACGCTAATAAGGGGACCACTTTCAAGATGCGGGCGGCGTTAATGTGGACTATTAGCGATTTTTCAGGGTTGGGAAATTTGTCTGGGTGGAACACGTACAGTGGGTTAGCTTGTCCTACGTGTAACGTGGACGCTAAGGCTCATCGACTAACATTCAGTCGAAAATGGTGTTACACGAGCCATCGCCGCTTCTTGAATCAGGGCCATAAATATAGAGTAGACCGGACTAGATTTGACGGAGAAGTTGAAAGCAGAGATCCACCGAAAAAGTATTCTGGAATAGATGTCTTAAGGCAGCAGTCTAACTTGCAAGTATCGTTTGGGAAGAACCCAACTCTGACAATAAAAAGATGA
- the LOC130982646 gene encoding 7-deoxyloganetic acid glucosyltransferase-like — MKQQQTCSVHVLIFPCPAQGHVNSMLNLAQLLAVRNLHVTFLNTEHIHNRLTRFGHIESLAARYPTLRFKSIPDGLPEEHPRSGEQAMEPLHSVKVHGKPLLRDILVKEKVTCLVADGFFGKLANDMAEEVGVASIHFRTIGASSFWTYFWIPYLFDSNELPITGDEDMDRIISTIPGMENLLRCRDLPSFCRPNRAKGEPIIPLETIVSETHQTLRARAVIFNTFDDLESPALFHLRLRFPTIFTVGPLHLHRACRAPTATNTTTSNNSMREEDTSCMAWLDSQPFRSVIYVSFGSITTMTRESLLEFWYGLVNSKIRFLWVVRSDMIAAGEGKDESVPAELVEGTKERGLMVGWVRQVEVLAHKSVGAFMTHCGWNSTIESVVAGVPMVCWPYFADQQVNSRLVSDSWKVGLDMKDVCDRKVVENMVNDVMVNRKEEFLQSAEKLAILARKNVSEGGSSYDNLDRLIEFIEFISQECLCTETS; from the exons ATGAAACAACAGCAAACATGTTCAGTTCATGTTCTGATTTTCCCGTGTCCAGCACAGGGACACGTAAACTCCATGCTAAACCTTGCTCAGCTTCTTGCAGTCCGCAACCTCCACGTCACTTTCCTCAACACAGAACACATCCACAACCGCCTCACGCGCTTCGGCCACATAGAATCCCTTGCAGCTCGCTACCCTACGCTTCGGTTTAAGAGCATCCCTGATGGTCTACCGGAGGAGCACCCTCGGTCAGGGGAGCAAGCTATGGAGCCGCTTCATTCGGTGAAGGTGCATGGTAAGCCTCTTCTAAGGGACATTTTGGTAAAAGAGAAGGTGACTTGTTTGGTGGCTGATGGGTTTTTCGGGAAGTTGGCGAATGATATGGCTGAAGAAGTTGGAGTAGCAAGTATTCATTTTCGGACCATCGGTGCTTCTTCTTTCTGGACTTATTTCTGGATTCCATACCTCTTTGAttccaatgaactccccattacAG GGGACGAAGACATGGACCGCATCATAAGCACCATACCAGGAATGGAAAACTTGCTCCGATGTCGCGACCTCCCAAGTTTCTGTCGTCCAAACCGTGCCAAGGGCGAACCGATCATTCCTCTTGAAACCATTGTCTCCGAGACCCACCAAACGCTCCGTGCACGCGCCGTCATATTCAACACCTTTGATGATCTTGAATCCCCTGCGCTGTTCCACCTACGCCTCCGCTTCCCTACCATCTTCACCGTCGGCCCTCTCCATCTACACCGTGCATGCAGAGCACCAACAGCCACCAATACAACGACGTCAAACAACAGCATGCGGGAAGAGGACACGAGTTGCATGGCGTGGCTCGATTCTCAGCCATTCAGATCGGTGATATACGTCAGCTTTGGTAGCATCACTACCATGACAAGGGAGAGTCTCTTGGAGTTTTG GTACGGTTTAGTTAACAGTAAGATACGATTTTTATGGGTGGTGCGGTCAGACATGATAGCCGCCGGAGAAGGCAAAGATGAGAGTGTACCGGCAGAGCTGGTGGAGGGAACCAAAGAAAGGGGGTTAATGGTCGGGTGGGTGCGGCAAGTGGAGGTTCTTGCACACAAGAGCGTTGGTGCGTTCATGACGCATTGCGGGTGGAACTCGACCATAGAGAGTGTGGTGGCTGGAGTGCCTATGGTTTGCTGGCCATACTTTGCGGATCAACAGGTGAATAGCAGGTTGGTGAGTGACTCTTGGAAGGTTGGGTTGGACATGAAAGATGTTTGTGATAGGAAAGTTGTGGAGAACATGGTAAATGATGTTATGGTTAATAGGAAGGAGGAGTTTCTTCAATCGGCAGAGAAATTGGCGATTTTGGCTCGAAAAAATGTGAGTGAAGGAGGTTCTTCTTACGACAACTTGGATCGTTTGATCGAGTTCATAGAATTTATCAGCCAAGAATGTCTTTGCACTGAGACTAGttaa